In Lineus longissimus chromosome 5, tnLinLong1.2, whole genome shotgun sequence, the genomic stretch TCTAGACCTTGTAAATCAATGTCATATACAATGTCATAGGTGTATGAATATAAATAAACCTATTTGTTGTTATTAAATATTGTTTTTCATGTAAATTTTTAGTAAGAAATGGGCTTTGTCAGGAGAGATATGAGATCTATAGTGTATTCCATGGCAGGCATGAGAAAGACAGATAGTGGATGCACTCaacaataagatcccaagcccgacaatacccaaTTTGTACCACTGCCTCGATGGGTCGAGTCTAAAAAtccgaacacaatagtaggcctttcgcagcaataaaaggggtgggatatctattcaagagttaacaacgtaattgtcatgactctacagcggaaatTTTTTAATAAATTAAAGACCATTTCGAAGAAACCAAGATAAGATATCCCACACCTTTTAGGGCtgtgaaaggcctactattatggCCAGTTGTTTAGGctcgacccatcgaggcggGAGTAGAAGTCGgttattgtcgggcttgggatcttattagCGAGTGGATCCGGTATATCGGTTGGGAGTTCCTGTATGGGGTGCAACACAGGATTACATCCAAAACAATACAAAGTTCAGGCAAGCCCTCCGTTACGCCCAGTACAACACCGACAATATAAACTCTGTTAATATTGAAGAAATGCAGAGGCGAGTTTACCTTTAAATGATGCGGCAGCATTCTCAACTCCGACATCCCCCGCGGTTCTCCACTCGAATGTATCCTGGAAGAAAGGCACCCCCATTTTAATTTTATATCCCCATTTCTAAACCGCTCATGCATGTCCTTTGTCAACAATAGATCACTAAAAATAAGTGCATTATCATCATCTCGCCATCAAGATTGATTCTGGTGAGTTTCTTGCGATAATTCTGATCACAATTGGGCGAAAATTGTACTCGTGGCCTACACTATTCTCATACCACATGCACACATGGACTGATGGTCCGTGCATGCGTGATGCATAGTATAAGTAAATGGTGactgataaagcttggaaccagtgaaactttgaaaccagtgataaaccttggaatcagtcctaaaaatgcataaaaacataaaataatgccatttgaacctaaggtgatacagagaagattgattacatcatgcagtaccggctggcacttatccgtagaaacgtagatgaaggtttattaccgaaggttttagccgggtttggagatgaaaaatatgaataaattcctttgctgtgagcgatttcgtacatatttatgtacacatcgagggatgtagagatattttcgtgatgtaaccagttctaagcggacacattctttagtgattcccgtgtgcatgtttgtcatatctactgagctttatcggAGCATAATATatttacaaatgattcttcgaataaaaacgttttattttagtatttggaatacaaaacaatcacaaaagcttacttttgctttcatcgaagagcaataattggatatttgcaaatggcagcccgtcatgaatataagtttattttttaacgacaacaacacatttccaatgcattcaatgatgacgtcatcctccacaaaaaggtttattcgggaactactggcaaattgctatcaataaagtcagctggaacgagattggcagttgggagggtataaatcgtggaaggaacgcgcccgatttcacacggtacttgcacagtgattccacggtttagtactgactattccaagttttatcactggttacatggtttcactgattccaagctttatcaactaccatagTAAATGATGTCGGTATATACAGTGGGCTATGTTTTGTAGGCTATATCAATAAAACGAAGAAGCAAGGCTGAATCAAGATTGGCGATTTATAAAAACAAGCTCGCGAAGCTTGAGTATCATctcaaaaacacagcatgtgtACCGAGGACGAGGTCCAATGTGTCATTCTCCTTGAGTCATTCTATCCGTAATTCCGTTGGCTTTGCCTATCCATCCATGAGTCCGACAGAGATGAGTATCTCCATCTACGACATCGACGACTATGTTTATTACGTCATAGACATGTCATAAGTCGATGAAAAGTGGCACGTTCTGTTCCTCCCCTCCCATAGCCAACaagatcaatttttttttctatcaAACTATTTAACTCTATTACAGATTGAATTTTTGATGTTGTGCTGATAATGAAGGACAGTACAATGTCGATGCCAGAGCCTCAAGAAGAAGAGAGCAGCCCCTCCCAAAATATGCAGATGGAGCTGCACAGCAAAGGAGCTGTTCTGACCAAAGCCTGGTCTGACTTGTTTAGCTTTATTTCAAAGTATCAAGCAGAGCTGACAGTGAAGGAAAATGCTGTTGAAATTGCTGAACGGGAGATTGATGTGCGTAAAAGACAGTTAGATGAAATGAAGCCGATGGTGGATGCAGGGAATGAAGAGGTAGAAAAATTACAAGAAGAGATTCGAACCAAGGAAAGACTGCTGAGCAAATCACAATCAGAACTTTGTGTGAAAGAACAGATGTTACGAAGTGTGCAATCAGACCTGACCTGCAACATGGAACTTTTAGAAAAAGCCAGATGTGATCTTTTAGATAGACAATCAGAACTTGTGCGCAACAGGGGAGACTTAGAACGCTTAAAATCAGAATTGACTATAAAACAGGAACAAATTCAAATAAAGGACAATTTATTGAGAAAGTTACAAAATCAGTTGATGAAAGAAAATGCTGAACTGAAGGAACAGTTGGAGCTGAATGAAAGAACCCTCGAAATGGAACGAAGATCCCATGAAATGACCAAGAGAACACTTAGAGAAAAATCCGTAAGTATAAGGGGGGAAATATTGAGTATTAGTAGACTATTTTTCTCTGTTGGCGAGTGTTGGAGTGCAACACTTGATGGGGTCAATTTGACATTATGTCCCGTAACTGCATTTCAGGATAGTGATGCCGGTGTGAATAAACTGAATCATGCAATGTGCTATGGTATATGAGGGAgcgttctccacaaggccattcgGCATGGggtcccaccctaccttggaagagccaccctacctcgCTCAGGAtttttgaaaagggtttctatagggccaccctgacttaaaggcctactccgttcaataaaaatttgaatttgtaattgaatttaaaaatgtccaattgcgaaaaatACATTCAACATGGcagttgtgtagactgatatgcaaatactatgaatacctaTACCAGGTTTTAAACAAATTTGCATTCACAATAAATGCACTACgtcattgtgtattagtggatttctatttaactggaacacaagtaattacgaacggcatacccctttaagttGCTGGTCAccttaccttgtgttgcacactggcaaaacttcttgaataaaAAGCCATTCAAGGTTTCAACCCTACCTTGTGGAAATGCTGTGGAGAGCACTGATGAGGTCATGAAATCTTTACATCATGATGCAGGaaacaattttgtttttgttttttacaTCGGGTGTCATGACTGAATTTGTGTGTGAAGTCCAAGTGATTCCAAGTTGGACATTGACGACATAGTCTCGAAGAAGACATCATTTATACACTTTTATCGACTTTTTCCCTTTCTCAGTGTCTTTGTTACTTTTCAGAAACCATCTGCAAGTGCTGTGCAGTCTGTGATAGAGATTCCAGATTCCCCGCCAACTTTAGATCTTTCCGTTGAACAAGAAGATTACGGCCTCTCAAACATAATCTCTGCAGCCGAGGCTCAACGCAAACGCCCTTATACAATGGATCAGGACTTGCCAACCAAACGTTTTCATTCCTCCACCCAGGACAGTGCCTTGTCTCGCCTTTCAGCTATGACTTCAGAGAGTTTCACTGACTTTTCAAGAAGTTCTCAACCAATGACATCCGGGACAACCTCAACTAAACTACAGTGGTCTATGCCATCTCCCACTGCCACTTCACCTCGGCAAGTTTCACAGTCAAGAACACCTACTCAAATGCCTTCTAGTCCTTCCTTCCAAGAACCATCCGCACAAAGTGACAGTTTCAATGTTGCTGCCACATCTGCCAGTGATACTTTCTTTCCATTAAGTGTTTCACAAAGTGAGGAGGACTCGAAAGCAGGTATTGACGGATCTGCTGGTGCTATGTACTACTCGGATGCTGAAATGCAGGGTTCGGGACAATATATGCCTGGAACACCTGGAAGTTCTGGGACAAGTGACAGTAATCAAGGGGGCCCTGTGCCAGTATCGGGGCCGATTCCAACTGGAGGAATTTCACCTGGTGGTGGCATGTCACCAGGGGGATCAACACAAGAAGGAGCTGATGGAAAGGTAGGGATCAGTTAAGAATTTCTATCTTAAATTAGGTAGGTATTGGAAGTCTTGGTTGAAATGATATTCAGTGATTTTGATGTCGAGAGCTATTACTGGCAGTTCATTGAggagaaaaaaaactgaaaaaaatgttttgcttCTGCAAGTAAAAAAGTTTTGTTGGAAATGTACTGGAAGTCAAATTGAGAATAATCCAGACAATGGTTTTGTTTGTTGATATTTtgtcttcctagaaagttgtgCAGAACGGAATATCTTTATTGAGTGAAAATTGAGCACTTGACAACTTTTTGACTGGAGTTGGTGATGGAATTCATACTCAGCTTCACAGACTTTTAAACCTAGAATTTTCAGAGCCTCACAGACTCCTCTTCAGGCGTTATGTTTAGCTGATTGTTACAGAGACCAAGCCTTCCAATACAAAGGGTGGGATACAGCATGTCGAACAGGTATATATAATCTGAGAAGTGCAGTTTTAAAGTAAGCAATAATCTGACCGATATGTTTCGACGTAAGAGTCAGAAGATGTGTTTTTGTTGGGTCTTGCTCTCATAGGCAAAAGCTGTGAGACGATGATAACATCTCTATGTAAATTAAAAACCGCACACAAAAAACTCACTTTCATCATGTACATATGGATGAAGTCGAAATAGTAAAAGCATTGAGATCTTTGGAAGAAGAAATGCAAGGTCTCGATATTTCTCTCTGAATTCACCACTCCAAAGAAAATGCTCTAAATTTCACAGACTCGCATGCTGTATTTTACCCTTGTTTTTTCACTGATATCAGGAATGTCACTTTCAATATCCATTGGGCCTCATAGATTTGAAGTGTCAGGTGTCGAGTCATTTCAGTAATGTGTTTAGCAAGTGATTGACCACCCCAAAACCTGGCTATGAAGATTGAagttaaccctataacacctagagccactgccagcgcaagtgcttattcccctaggccccgacgtgattttacctggaaatcacattttttgcgatgggtccagtttttttacaaaatgacataggtgaacttccaaataatgtattataagtcccgtttatttaaaagaagatgaaattccctattagatagggtacgtccaaatcggaatcaaacaaacgatccatttcagcaattcaacTGTTCAACctgaatttactggcttgaagagaaacaaaaacttaatcgtcaaatatctcaaaaacttccacagcaaccaccattgttcatccgggcatttgaaagcttaagtttcatagattaataataggtggcgctctgaaggagatcgatagctaagcgcgcgaaatttgaatatgggtgtgcgggcgtcatcgggcgcctccaggtgttatagggttaagatGGAACGTAAAGAGTTTTGTACCTGTTCTaaagtggttgtttcaattcattctttgaagaaatagttgactgaaatgattttgaaaatgtgctGTGCCAAGAATGGCATGTCTAATCTCCAGACCTAGTATGGCTACTGGGGTGGAGGAATTAACAGTGTTCTCTGCTGCCTATTTTGGTCCGGTGAGCCACCAGACCAAACTTAAATTTTTACATTTAATACCACCAGACCATTCAAACATACCACCAGACCATTTTCTCTGAAGCTGTAATGGTTTTTCTATTCAAAAATGTTAGATCACCAGACCAAAAATTTTTCTTACCACCAGACCATCAGTTGGAGAAAACTTCAACCAAGTCTCAGCTTACCTGACCAAAGACAAATTGAGTGGAGTACACTGATTCCATGTATCGCAATAAGAATTTTTGTCCAGTGGTTATTGTTAGTTGACAGGATGTGAGGTCAGTGATATTCAGAAGCTGATTTATTTCCATACCTTTTGTGACAGAGTTATTCAATGCTAAAGGCTTTGCGAACGAGTTGTTTCTGTTGCTGCTATCTGTTATGTAGACATGACAACAATATGACGAAGGATGGCGAGTTTTCAACTGGTGGGCAGACACTGTCTGAACACAGTCGGCATGTTCTCTTGGCTACATCCCAGCAACAAAAAGCACTTGTTTGCTGAGTGTCTAAAAACCAAGCTATTTCCGTATTTACCAGTGATgcacacacgagggacttctcaccaacttagttggaattttaattcataacaggaatccagaccaggtaactgatattttgcccgattggttggagttgctggctgcactaccgacttgttctatttctcgacgacatcttttgtttatataaggatttttttgtttatgtaaggagtgtggggtagaaatttccccgtgtgattcagtcaacaacatagttgggccatattttgactctttatctttatagactaaatatagtgcaggacctaaatattgctgggattatgtctttcgtgtgagtgggtgaacgactctcaacttccagtcacctgtgcacctgttcttaattttaaaaccaactaagttggtgagaaatccctcgtgtgtagaTGCATTTCATCAGGcgtgcatgtacaatgtatgtcacATTGTGTATGGAAATAAAGATTTTTAGATTTTTAGTTATGCCTGACAAACAGATTCCACTCTACTGAACAGAATATTTGACAAAAAATTACTGGCTGACACAAAGACACAATCGCTTGTCATATGCCATGGTTTTGTTTT encodes the following:
- the LOC135487871 gene encoding transcription factor btd-like isoform X9, producing MKDSTMSMPEPQEEESSPSQNMQMELHSKGAVLTKAWSDLFSFISKYQAELTVKENAVEIAEREIDVRKRQLDEMKPMVDAGNEEVEKLQEEIRTKERLLSKSQSELCVKEQMLRSVQSDLTCNMELLEKARCDLLDRQSELVRNRGDLERLKSELTIKQEQIQIKDNLLRKLQNQLMKENAELKEQLELNERTLEMERRSHEMTKRTLREKSKPSASAVQSVIEIPDSPPTLDLSVEQEDYGLSNIISAAEAQRKRPYTMDQDLPTKRFHSSTQDSALSRLSAMTSESFTDFSRSSQPMTSGTTSTKLQWSMPSPTATSPRQVSQSRTPTQMPSSPSFQEPSAQSDSFNVAATSASDTFFPLSVSQSEEDSKAGIDGSAGAMYYSDAEMQGSGQYMPGTPGSSGTSDSNQGGPVPVSGPIPTGGISPGGGMSPGGSTQEGADGKILSKTSVANYHQLGCPMCDHFAKSAAKLKAHIRMHKGEMPYPCSICNKGFISNWKLERHMKVHTGEKPYACSVCGRRFSDKDNMRVHQVCHVKL
- the LOC135487871 gene encoding zinc finger protein 282-like isoform X12, producing the protein MKDSTMSMPEPQEEESSPSQNMQMELHSKGAVLTKAWSDLFSFISKYQAELTVKENAVEIAEREIDVRKRQLDEMKPMVDAGNEEVEKLQEEIRTKERLLSKSQSELCVKEQMLRSVQSDLTCNMELLEKARCDLLDRQSELVRNRGDLERLKSELTIKQEQIQIKDNLLRKLQNQLMKENAELKEQLELNERTLEMERRSHEMTKRTLREKSKPSASAVQSVIEIPDSPPTLDLSVEQEDYGLSNIISAAEAQRKRPYTMDQDLPTKRFHSSTQDSALSRLSAMTSESFTDFSRSSQPMTSGTTSTKLQWSMPSPTATSPRQVSQSRTPTQMPSSPSFQEPSAQSDSFNVAATSASDTFFPLSVSQSEEDSKAGIDGSAGAMYYSDAEMQGSGQYMPGTPGSSGTSDSNQGGPVPVSGPIPTGGISPGGGMSPGGSTQEGADGKILYEPFVKTPLSSQVCGVAKLQENPTSHLQPQRRVIPYSCSVCGKGFTDNWKLTQHMRIHTGERPYACDICGKRFSQKSHLRGHLVTHMKL
- the LOC135487871 gene encoding zinc finger protein 282-like isoform X5, which translates into the protein MKDSTMSMPEPQEEESSPSQNMQMELHSKGAVLTKAWSDLFSFISKYQAELTVKENAVEIAEREIDVRKRQLDEMKPMVDAGNEEVEKLQEEIRTKERLLSKSQSELCVKEQMLRSVQSDLTCNMELLEKARCDLLDRQSELVRNRGDLERLKSELTIKQEQIQIKDNLLRKLQNQLMKENAELKEQLELNERTLEMERRSHEMTKRTLREKSKPSASAVQSVIEIPDSPPTLDLSVEQEDYGLSNIISAAEAQRKRPYTMDQDLPTKRFHSSTQDSALSRLSAMTSESFTDFSRSSQPMTSGTTSTKLQWSMPSPTATSPRQVSQSRTPTQMPSSPSFQEPSAQSDSFNVAATSASDTFFPLSVSQSEEDSKAGIDGSAGAMYYSDAEMQGSGQYMPGTPGSSGTSDSNQGGPVPVSGPIPTGGISPGGGMSPGGSTQEGADGKNDGTPVNLSRLSTLNTGMLNVQLKKAFRRFECTIGTCNALFITQTDLIRHIRTHTGERPYACNLCDKRFKQPQHLKSHQNTHTGAKPFVCTTCGNSFTRRHTLKNHMLLLHQHDT
- the LOC135487871 gene encoding zinc finger protein 853-like isoform X11, with protein sequence MKDSTMSMPEPQEEESSPSQNMQMELHSKGAVLTKAWSDLFSFISKYQAELTVKENAVEIAEREIDVRKRQLDEMKPMVDAGNEEVEKLQEEIRTKERLLSKSQSELCVKEQMLRSVQSDLTCNMELLEKARCDLLDRQSELVRNRGDLERLKSELTIKQEQIQIKDNLLRKLQNQLMKENAELKEQLELNERTLEMERRSHEMTKRTLREKSKPSASAVQSVIEIPDSPPTLDLSVEQEDYGLSNIISAAEAQRKRPYTMDQDLPTKRFHSSTQDSALSRLSAMTSESFTDFSRSSQPMTSGTTSTKLQWSMPSPTATSPRQVSQSRTPTQMPSSPSFQEPSAQSDSFNVAATSASDTFFPLSVSQSEEDSKAGIDGSAGAMYYSDAEMQGSGQYMPGTPGSSGTSDSNQGGPVPVSGPIPTGGISPGGGMSPGGSTQEGADGKIFNETCVTRNSLQSRMCGENVASHLQVQRRFVPYLCSACNKRFNSKWQLTRHMRVHTGEKPYACDFCGKTFAQKGHMKSHLITHLKKGVFDHL
- the LOC135487871 gene encoding Krueppel-like factor luna isoform X13; translation: MKDSTMSMPEPQEEESSPSQNMQMELHSKGAVLTKAWSDLFSFISKYQAELTVKENAVEIAEREIDVRKRQLDEMKPMVDAGNEEVEKLQEEIRTKERLLSKSQSELCVKEQMLRSVQSDLTCNMELLEKARCDLLDRQSELVRNRGDLERLKSELTIKQEQIQIKDNLLRKLQNQLMKENAELKEQLELNERTLEMERRSHEMTKRTLREKSKPSASAVQSVIEIPDSPPTLDLSVEQEDYGLSNIISAAEAQRKRPYTMDQDLPTKRFHSSTQDSALSRLSAMTSESFTDFSRSSQPMTSGTTSTKLQWSMPSPTATSPRQVSQSRTPTQMPSSPSFQEPSAQSDSFNVAATSASDTFFPLSVSQSEEDSKAGIDGSAGAMYYSDAEMQGSGQYMPGTPGSSGTSDSNQGGPVPVSGPIPTGGISPGGGMSPGGSTQEGADGKTTSVLLERLHFPSFATELQAKLAAHVQVHSGKSSHPCLVCHKEFRDGWKLKRHMTVHTGEKPFECEICGRCFSVKSNLRVHQVTHMKMNL
- the LOC135487871 gene encoding zinc finger protein 853-like isoform X4, with protein sequence MKDSTMSMPEPQEEESSPSQNMQMELHSKGAVLTKAWSDLFSFISKYQAELTVKENAVEIAEREIDVRKRQLDEMKPMVDAGNEEVEKLQEEIRTKERLLSKSQSELCVKEQMLRSVQSDLTCNMELLEKARCDLLDRQSELVRNRGDLERLKSELTIKQEQIQIKDNLLRKLQNQLMKENAELKEQLELNERTLEMERRSHEMTKRTLREKSKPSASAVQSVIEIPDSPPTLDLSVEQEDYGLSNIISAAEAQRKRPYTMDQDLPTKRFHSSTQDSALSRLSAMTSESFTDFSRSSQPMTSGTTSTKLQWSMPSPTATSPRQVSQSRTPTQMPSSPSFQEPSAQSDSFNVAATSASDTFFPLSVSQSEEDSKAGIDGSAGAMYYSDAEMQGSGQYMPGTPGSSGTSDSNQGGPVPVSGPIPTGGISPGGGMSPGGSTQEGADGKIPYETFTMKNPLQRRMPSLSGENLDSHLQMKTKAVPHLCSVCSKGFSTSWELTRHMRIHTGEKPHSCSVCNRGFIDKSKLKRHMRVHTGEKPFACDICGKRFAQKSDMRAHQIRKINGTRLGTCEWDINDSHWRIVPVLFF
- the LOC135487871 gene encoding neurotrophin receptor-interacting factor 1-like isoform X10, producing the protein MKDSTMSMPEPQEEESSPSQNMQMELHSKGAVLTKAWSDLFSFISKYQAELTVKENAVEIAEREIDVRKRQLDEMKPMVDAGNEEVEKLQEEIRTKERLLSKSQSELCVKEQMLRSVQSDLTCNMELLEKARCDLLDRQSELVRNRGDLERLKSELTIKQEQIQIKDNLLRKLQNQLMKENAELKEQLELNERTLEMERRSHEMTKRTLREKSKPSASAVQSVIEIPDSPPTLDLSVEQEDYGLSNIISAAEAQRKRPYTMDQDLPTKRFHSSTQDSALSRLSAMTSESFTDFSRSSQPMTSGTTSTKLQWSMPSPTATSPRQVSQSRTPTQMPSSPSFQEPSAQSDSFNVAATSASDTFFPLSVSQSEEDSKAGIDGSAGAMYYSDAEMQGSGQYMPGTPGSSGTSDSNQGGPVPVSGPIPTGGISPGGGMSPGGSTQEGADGKIIHKSAVTKNPLQCLLCGVFAETQEKLAFHIRRHKQLCQCTVCNKKFRDNWGLSQHMRIHTGEKPYACHICDKRFSIKGNMKAHQITHMNLDF
- the LOC135487871 gene encoding zinc finger protein 853-like isoform X8; this encodes MKDSTMSMPEPQEEESSPSQNMQMELHSKGAVLTKAWSDLFSFISKYQAELTVKENAVEIAEREIDVRKRQLDEMKPMVDAGNEEVEKLQEEIRTKERLLSKSQSELCVKEQMLRSVQSDLTCNMELLEKARCDLLDRQSELVRNRGDLERLKSELTIKQEQIQIKDNLLRKLQNQLMKENAELKEQLELNERTLEMERRSHEMTKRTLREKSKPSASAVQSVIEIPDSPPTLDLSVEQEDYGLSNIISAAEAQRKRPYTMDQDLPTKRFHSSTQDSALSRLSAMTSESFTDFSRSSQPMTSGTTSTKLQWSMPSPTATSPRQVSQSRTPTQMPSSPSFQEPSAQSDSFNVAATSASDTFFPLSVSQSEEDSKAGIDGSAGAMYYSDAEMQGSGQYMPGTPGSSGTSDSNQGGPVPVSGPIPTGGISPGGGMSPGGSTQEGADGKILYLSSTRKGRNPLQCPVCDVILKTQENLTAHLQMHKGQVPYPCSFCNKGFMTNWKLTQHLRIHTGEKPYACDTCGKRFAQKSNMRGHQVTHMKL
- the LOC135487871 gene encoding uncharacterized protein LOC135487871 isoform X1, with product MKDSTMSMPEPQEEESSPSQNMQMELHSKGAVLTKAWSDLFSFISKYQAELTVKENAVEIAEREIDVRKRQLDEMKPMVDAGNEEVEKLQEEIRTKERLLSKSQSELCVKEQMLRSVQSDLTCNMELLEKARCDLLDRQSELVRNRGDLERLKSELTIKQEQIQIKDNLLRKLQNQLMKENAELKEQLELNERTLEMERRSHEMTKRTLREKSKPSASAVQSVIEIPDSPPTLDLSVEQEDYGLSNIISAAEAQRKRPYTMDQDLPTKRFHSSTQDSALSRLSAMTSESFTDFSRSSQPMTSGTTSTKLQWSMPSPTATSPRQVSQSRTPTQMPSSPSFQEPSAQSDSFNVAATSASDTFFPLSVSQSEEDSKAGIDGSAGAMYYSDAEMQGSGQYMPGTPGSSGTSDSNQGGPVPVSGPIPTGGISPGGGMSPGGSTQEGADGKELHVDGCIGKRTVMKRKTQTYQEKYDIINFAKEHPGMKQVAIAAHFNLKTSTLNDILRKKDRIVTHIENPDKVGRPGGTVKSVRMITYADVDITLINWFRVDVLPAGKTIDSETLRRKAEYFARKFNHKEPRISSSWIDRFMKRWGIGKELKSDAAGQLDTLNDGTPVNLSRLSTLNTGMLNVQLKKAFRRFECTIGTCNALFITQTDLIRHIRTHTGERPYACNLCDKRFKQPQHLKSHQNTHTGAKPFVCTTCGNSFTRRHTLKNHMLLLHQHDT
- the LOC135487871 gene encoding zinc finger protein 853-like isoform X7 translates to MKDSTMSMPEPQEEESSPSQNMQMELHSKGAVLTKAWSDLFSFISKYQAELTVKENAVEIAEREIDVRKRQLDEMKPMVDAGNEEVEKLQEEIRTKERLLSKSQSELCVKEQMLRSVQSDLTCNMELLEKARCDLLDRQSELVRNRGDLERLKSELTIKQEQIQIKDNLLRKLQNQLMKENAELKEQLELNERTLEMERRSHEMTKRTLREKSKPSASAVQSVIEIPDSPPTLDLSVEQEDYGLSNIISAAEAQRKRPYTMDQDLPTKRFHSSTQDSALSRLSAMTSESFTDFSRSSQPMTSGTTSTKLQWSMPSPTATSPRQVSQSRTPTQMPSSPSFQEPSAQSDSFNVAATSASDTFFPLSVSQSEEDSKAGIDGSAGAMYYSDAEMQGSGQYMPGTPGSSGTSDSNQGGPVPVSGPIPTGGISPGGGMSPGGSTQEGADGKISHHSLKARLQCPTCGVSAKTPANFAAHMRIHSGKDPFPCSVCQKGFRTKWELTQHTRVHTGEKPYACDLCGRRFSVRSNLRSHQVTHMKFDSEEQRRPRK
- the LOC135487871 gene encoding zinc finger and BTB domain-containing protein 20-like isoform X15; translated protein: MKDSTMSMPEPQEEESSPSQNMQMELHSKGAVLTKAWSDLFSFISKYQAELTVKENAVEIAEREIDVRKRQLDEMKPMVDAGNEEVEKLQEEIRTKERLLSKSQSELCVKEQMLRSVQSDLTCNMELLEKARCDLLDRQSELVRNRGDLERLKSELTIKQEQIQIKDNLLRKLQNQLMKENAELKEQLELNERTLEMERRSHEMTKRTLREKSKPSASAVQSVIEIPDSPPTLDLSVEQEDYGLSNIISAAEAQRKRPYTMDQDLPTKRFHSSTQDSALSRLSAMTSESFTDFSRSSQPMTSGTTSTKLQWSMPSPTATSPRQVSQSRTPTQMPSSPSFQEPSAQSDSFNVAATSASDTFFPLSVSQSEEDSKAGIDGSAGAMYYSDAEMQGSGQYMPGTPGSSGTSDSNQGGPVPVSGPIPTGGISPGGGMSPGGSTQEGADGKIPFETFVPKSPLQRRIPGHGGTNLAPQYTRVVPHSCSVCNKGFADNWTLTQHMRIHTGEKPFACDICGKRFSQKGNMRAHQLTHMKL
- the LOC135487871 gene encoding Krueppel-like factor luna isoform X14; translated protein: MKDSTMSMPEPQEEESSPSQNMQMELHSKGAVLTKAWSDLFSFISKYQAELTVKENAVEIAEREIDVRKRQLDEMKPMVDAGNEEVEKLQEEIRTKERLLSKSQSELCVKEQMLRSVQSDLTCNMELLEKARCDLLDRQSELVRNRGDLERLKSELTIKQEQIQIKDNLLRKLQNQLMKENAELKEQLELNERTLEMERRSHEMTKRTLREKSKPSASAVQSVIEIPDSPPTLDLSVEQEDYGLSNIISAAEAQRKRPYTMDQDLPTKRFHSSTQDSALSRLSAMTSESFTDFSRSSQPMTSGTTSTKLQWSMPSPTATSPRQVSQSRTPTQMPSSPSFQEPSAQSDSFNVAATSASDTFFPLSVSQSEEDSKAGIDGSAGAMYYSDAEMQGSGQYMPGTPGSSGTSDSNQGGPVPVSGPIPTGGISPGGGMSPGGSTQEGADGKISYKTAKEWKKCRICGKTPANLTAHLRIHSGEAPYPCSVCNKGFFDNWKLTQHMRVHTGEKPYKCRICGKCFSVKSTLNTHQITHMKLDL
- the LOC135487871 gene encoding zinc finger protein 768-like isoform X2, whose product is MKDSTMSMPEPQEEESSPSQNMQMELHSKGAVLTKAWSDLFSFISKYQAELTVKENAVEIAEREIDVRKRQLDEMKPMVDAGNEEVEKLQEEIRTKERLLSKSQSELCVKEQMLRSVQSDLTCNMELLEKARCDLLDRQSELVRNRGDLERLKSELTIKQEQIQIKDNLLRKLQNQLMKENAELKEQLELNERTLEMERRSHEMTKRTLREKSKPSASAVQSVIEIPDSPPTLDLSVEQEDYGLSNIISAAEAQRKRPYTMDQDLPTKRFHSSTQDSALSRLSAMTSESFTDFSRSSQPMTSGTTSTKLQWSMPSPTATSPRQVSQSRTPTQMPSSPSFQEPSAQSDSFNVAATSASDTFFPLSVSQSEEDSKAGIDGSAGAMYYSDAEMQGSGQYMPGTPGSSGTSDSNQGGPVPVSGPIPTGGISPGGGMSPGGSTQEGADGKIPYETFTMKNPLQRRMPSLSGENLDSHLQMKTKAVPHLCSVCSKGFSTSWELTRHMRIHTGEKPHSCSVCNRGFIDKSKLKRHMRVHTGEKPFACDICGKRFAQKSDMRAHQIPFETFVPKSPLQRRIPGHGGTNLAPQYTRVVPHSCSVCNKGFADNWTLTQHMRIHTGEKPFACDICGKRFSQKGNMRAHQLTHMKL